From Verrucomicrobiia bacterium, the proteins below share one genomic window:
- a CDS encoding putative DNA-binding domain-containing protein: MKRSRPTNLSSVRKPPPRKRQTAAELRALQRLMARAVMRPLTPELRMRAKWSDGRATEKVAAKFMKPNDRLTSFERLEIYNRQYWLRVLECFYDDFPGVRAVLGENGFRDFAVAYLANHPSTRFTLRDLGSHVVEFIDAEPRWAGAHRELARDIARLEWAHIEAFDGEAKTPLTLEDLQGRDAAKLRLHLQPHLTLLELGYPLDEFLIALRENTRLRGEASNAVEDMPGRERVKRLRLPKKKIVWLAVHRHQNMVYYKRLEQAQYDLLLAIRGGATLERALQIFSNERALPPIEKWFRQWASLGWFWLK; the protein is encoded by the coding sequence AGCGACAAACGGCCGCGGAACTGCGCGCGCTACAACGGCTGATGGCGCGGGCGGTGATGCGTCCGCTCACGCCGGAGTTGCGCATGCGCGCGAAGTGGAGCGACGGCCGCGCGACAGAAAAAGTGGCGGCGAAGTTTATGAAGCCGAATGACCGGCTCACTTCCTTCGAGCGGCTGGAAATTTATAATCGGCAATATTGGCTGCGCGTGTTGGAATGTTTTTACGATGATTTTCCGGGTGTGCGCGCGGTGCTGGGGGAAAATGGGTTTCGCGATTTTGCGGTGGCGTATCTCGCGAATCATCCTTCGACGCGGTTCACGTTGCGCGACCTGGGGAGTCACGTGGTGGAGTTTATTGATGCCGAGCCGCGCTGGGCGGGTGCGCATCGCGAACTGGCGCGGGACATCGCTCGACTGGAATGGGCGCACATCGAGGCGTTCGATGGCGAAGCGAAGACGCCGCTAACGCTGGAAGATTTGCAGGGGCGCGACGCCGCGAAGTTACGGCTGCATTTGCAACCGCACTTGACCTTGCTTGAATTGGGTTATCCGCTGGATGAATTTCTCATAGCGTTGCGCGAGAACACGCGCTTGCGCGGTGAGGCGAGCAATGCGGTGGAGGACATGCCGGGGCGCGAGCGCGTGAAGCGGTTGCGTTTGCCGAAAAAGAAGATCGTGTGGCTCGCGGTGCATCGGCATCAGAACATGGTTTATTATAAACGGCTGGAGCAGGCGCAGTATGATTTGCTGTTGGCGATTCGCGGTGGTGCGACGCTGGAAAGAGCGTTGCAGATTTTTTCGAATGAGCGCGCGTTGCCGCCGATTGAGAAATGGTTTCGTCAATGGGCGTCGCTCGGATGGTTTTGGTTGAAATAA